The DNA segment GGTTACACAAACGCAGGATAGTAATCTCCGCCAACGCTAGGTCCCGCAAGTTCTCCGCTTGGATCTCCGCCAGCAGCATCTGCCCGGTGACATCCTGCGGGAACTGTTGCAATTGCATCTGCACTTCATGGATTGCGGCTTGGAAAAGCCCCTGCTGCCGGCGCGCCATGGCGACGGAATACAGCGGCTCGGGATCCGGCGGTTCATCGCTGCCGGTGAACATCTCCCCCAGCGGCTTGGCAAACAACCCAATGATCGAAGGCCCCCAGAGGATGGCCAGCATCAAAGCAAAGACACACCCGGCGAGAAGGGAGAATATTTCCGTGATTCCGCCCATCCCGGCCTTGGTGGTGTACACCATGGCTCCCAGTATCACCACCGAAAGTCCGATACGCATCACCCAGCGCGCCTGGTCCACACTGCGCCTGAAGCTCCACCACGCCACCACGCCGCACAACAGCAGCGCGGAGATCAAGATCAGCGTGCCGCGAATGGCATGGGCGGTGGTTTCTTCCATGCGTTACGGCTTCTTCTCCAGTTCAAACGTCAGCCGCGTGCGGCGTTTATCCTGGACATTGACAATCTGCATTTCCTCCAACTGCCACTGGCCGTCCACCTTTTTGAAGCTGTTCAACTGAAATTCCTTGAGCGCCTTGCCAGCCGCATCGTACGCATCGGCCTGAATGATGCCACCGGTCTCCGTATCCACCCACGCCAGAACCCGTCCGTACCCCAACGAGGTTCCCGTCGGGCTGGGCCGGGATTCCAGCACCTGACAGGCACGTCCGCGCTTCAGTTCCTTCTTGATGAGCACCTGCTGCGGCCAATGCAGGAATTCCAGCCCCAAATCCCCGAGCAGAAAATCGCTTTCGCCCAACGGCTCCGCCGCGCCCGCCACGCGCGTACCCGCTTCCATCACCACCGCATAGGCGTTCGTGGAACCAAACTGATGCGTGATGGCATAAACGCGGGAAAGGTCCGTATTGTCCGGAAAAAGTAAGCGATACGTGGCGCGCCAACCATTGGTGATCGGAAACGTGGTAAAGACAAATGATACTTGCCGCATATCCTGACCGGAACGTTTCAGCTTCATCACGCCGCGCAACTCCACCCGCTCCGGCACCCGCACGGCGCGCAATTCAGCGGCAAGCGTTTGACCGGCAACGGGATCATTCAGTAACACTTCCGGCGGGGAAGTTGCCGCGCCAAATCCGCGCTCCGCAAGGCAGAACCAGACGCAACAAAGGACCATCTGGCCTAAACGATTTCGCAACGTGTTATCCATTGCCCCGATAGTTACATTGACTGCGTGCCGGTTCAAGCATGAGATTCCAGTATTTGCCCGATTTGCAGTATTGATTTACGGAACGTTCCAGCCCACAGTCGCCGGGTGCCTGGTGCGGGCAATCCGGTTCATGACTGGCCCCCCGCCAGACAACGATATCATGTGGGTGAAGCGTTTAAATGACGAATTCGGCAGTGTGAGGCTTGGCTGCGCCGGGTTGCCATCCTCAAGGCATTGCGCTGGCTCAGTCCGCCAAGAGGTGGGATCGCATTTTGATGTCGTGAAGTGCCAGCCCTGCATCACCATGGATAGCTTCCCGCATATGTCCAACAAACTCAGGAATCCTTGATTACTCATGACCGCATACCAAATTTTACAAGCAACATTACGCAGCACGCCCAAAACCTGGCTGGTGACCGGAAGCGCCGGCTTCATCGGCAGCAATTTGGTCGAAACCCTGCTGCGCCTGGACCAGCGCGTGGTCGGCCTGGATAATTTCGCCACCGGCTACCGCAAGAACCTCGATCAGGTCCAAGCCAAGGTAACGCCCGCGCAGTGGCAGTGTTTTCAATTCAAGGAAGGCGATATTCGGAATGCGGCGGCGTGTCAGGATGCCTGCCTGGGAGTGGATTACGTGTTGCACCAGGGCGCACTCGGTTCCGTGCCGCGGTCCATCGCCGAACCGCTGGTGAGCCACGATGCCAATGTGACCGGCACTCTGAACATGCTGCTG comes from the Verrucomicrobiota bacterium genome and includes:
- a CDS encoding outer membrane lipoprotein-sorting protein, yielding MDNTLRNRLGQMVLCCVWFCLAERGFGAATSPPEVLLNDPVAGQTLAAELRAVRVPERVELRGVMKLKRSGQDMRQVSFVFTTFPITNGWRATYRLLFPDNTDLSRVYAITHQFGSTNAYAVVMEAGTRVAGAAEPLGESDFLLGDLGLEFLHWPQQVLIKKELKRGRACQVLESRPSPTGTSLGYGRVLAWVDTETGGIIQADAYDAAGKALKEFQLNSFKKVDGQWQLEEMQIVNVQDKRRTRLTFELEKKP